Proteins from a single region of Fundidesulfovibrio magnetotacticus:
- a CDS encoding acetate--CoA ligase family protein, which produces MERTDPMQALFEPRTVAVVGASRTPGKVGNLVVSNLLSAGYQGAILPVNPSGGEILGLTAVTDVSLLPEGVDLAVLCVPREQTPDCLEALGARGCRAAAVITSGFKEVGREGYHLEQRIAEICARHSMVLLGPNSLGLVNARGGLNATFAAGNPEPGGIAFFSQSGALCIAILDAAQGKGIGFSKFVSLGNKAAIDEIDMLRTLTRDPDTKVILGYVENIQDGQEFLRAARDATAVKPVIMIKSGSTPAGARAASSHTGAMAGAEDACQAAFVQSGVIRASGIEEMFHLALAFATQPLPTGPNLCVVTNSGGPGILAADAAERARITLAPLRGQTIEELRAILPPHAALYNPVDIIGDARADRFAQALRIAAADPLAHMVLALITPTPAMIAEEAAQAVADLARELGKPMAACFMGETKVAGAREILRRAGVPCYDYPEPAVEALAALFRHAEWKKRPLPVEVCYMSNKFMAQDVMAKARAKGYRELVEFQALDLLRAYGLPVPKTELARTSDEAARAAKAIGYPVALKIASPQISHKTDVGGVAVNIGDEENLRRAFLSITNRARRVKEAYVLGCLVQEMAPRGSREVFAGFKRDAQFGPLVLFGLGGVYVEVLRDVSCRLAPLSLSDVGEMVREIRSYPLLRGVRGEPPVDFRAIEDVLLTLSQIAVDFPEITECDFNPVMAHPGGALVVDARFTLAPALGNGG; this is translated from the coding sequence ATGGAACGAACGGATCCCATGCAAGCGCTTTTCGAACCCCGCACCGTTGCCGTGGTGGGCGCTTCACGCACGCCCGGCAAGGTGGGGAACCTTGTGGTTTCCAACCTTCTCAGCGCGGGGTATCAGGGGGCAATTTTGCCGGTCAACCCCTCGGGGGGCGAAATCCTGGGCCTTACGGCCGTCACGGATGTCTCGCTCCTGCCAGAGGGCGTGGATCTGGCCGTGCTCTGCGTGCCCCGGGAACAGACGCCGGACTGCCTGGAGGCCCTGGGCGCGCGCGGCTGCCGGGCCGCAGCCGTGATCACCTCCGGCTTCAAGGAGGTGGGCCGCGAGGGCTACCACCTGGAGCAGCGCATCGCGGAAATCTGCGCCCGGCACTCCATGGTGCTGCTCGGCCCCAACTCCCTGGGGCTGGTGAACGCGCGCGGCGGGCTCAACGCCACCTTCGCCGCGGGCAACCCCGAACCCGGCGGCATCGCCTTTTTCTCCCAGTCCGGGGCGCTTTGCATCGCCATCCTGGACGCCGCCCAGGGCAAGGGCATCGGCTTCTCCAAGTTCGTGAGCCTGGGCAACAAGGCGGCCATCGACGAAATCGACATGCTGCGTACCCTCACGCGCGACCCCGACACCAAGGTGATCCTTGGCTACGTGGAGAACATCCAAGACGGCCAGGAATTTCTGCGCGCCGCACGCGACGCCACCGCCGTGAAGCCCGTGATCATGATCAAGTCCGGCTCCACGCCCGCCGGGGCGCGCGCCGCCTCCAGCCACACCGGGGCCATGGCCGGGGCAGAGGACGCCTGCCAGGCCGCCTTCGTGCAGTCCGGGGTGATCCGCGCCTCGGGAATCGAGGAGATGTTCCACCTGGCCCTGGCCTTCGCCACCCAGCCCCTGCCCACGGGGCCAAATCTCTGCGTGGTCACCAACTCCGGCGGCCCCGGCATCCTGGCCGCCGACGCGGCCGAGCGCGCGCGCATCACCCTGGCCCCGTTGCGCGGCCAGACCATCGAGGAGCTGCGCGCCATCCTGCCGCCCCACGCCGCGCTCTACAACCCCGTGGACATCATCGGAGACGCCCGGGCCGACCGCTTCGCCCAGGCCCTGCGCATCGCCGCCGCCGACCCCCTGGCCCACATGGTGCTGGCGCTCATCACGCCCACTCCGGCCATGATCGCCGAGGAAGCCGCCCAGGCCGTGGCCGACCTGGCCAGGGAGCTGGGCAAGCCCATGGCCGCCTGCTTCATGGGCGAGACCAAGGTGGCCGGGGCGCGCGAGATACTGCGCCGCGCGGGCGTGCCCTGCTACGACTACCCCGAGCCCGCCGTGGAGGCCCTGGCGGCGCTCTTCCGCCACGCCGAGTGGAAGAAGCGCCCCCTGCCGGTGGAAGTCTGCTACATGTCCAACAAATTCATGGCCCAGGACGTGATGGCCAAGGCCCGGGCCAAGGGCTACCGCGAGCTCGTGGAGTTCCAGGCCCTGGACCTGCTGCGGGCCTACGGCCTGCCCGTGCCCAAGACGGAGCTGGCGCGCACCTCCGACGAGGCGGCGCGCGCGGCCAAGGCCATCGGCTACCCCGTGGCGCTCAAGATCGCCTCGCCCCAGATCTCCCACAAGACCGACGTGGGCGGCGTGGCGGTGAACATTGGCGACGAGGAGAACCTGCGCCGGGCCTTTCTTTCCATCACCAACCGCGCCCGGCGCGTGAAGGAAGCCTACGTGCTGGGCTGCCTGGTGCAGGAGATGGCCCCGCGCGGCTCGCGGGAGGTTTTTGCCGGGTTCAAGCGCGACGCCCAGTTCGGGCCGCTGGTGCTCTTCGGCCTGGGCGGGGTTTACGTGGAGGTGCTGCGCGACGTGTCCTGCCGCCTGGCGCCGCTTTCGCTTTCGGACGTGGGGGAGATGGTGCGCGAAATCAGGAGCTATCCGCTCCTGCGCGGCGTGCGCGGTGAGCCGCCCGTGGATTTCCGCGCCATCGAGGACGTGCTGCTGACGCTTTCGCAGATCGCGGTGGATTTCCCCGAGATCACGGAGTGCGATTTCAACCCGGTGATGGCCCATCCGGGCGGGGCGCTCGTGGTGGACGCCCGCTTCACGCTGGCCCCGGCGCTGGGGAACGGGGGTTGA
- a CDS encoding phosphotransacetylase family protein, translating to MAGIYVGSTAGYSGKNMVIMGLGLKFQKEGYNVGYYKPVGAMPKEVAGKLGDDDANFVQGVLGLEEDPAEVTPVVVTQDFKVKAFSGRCEDLMGKISEGYAKLSKGKDVTLVAGSGSMYSGKYCGVDGVTVVKNLGIQSIVIDRFQKELNYDYLVVLKEALGDNLMGVVLNDITPNFLDEVENLIVPFLNRAGVKVLGVIPKDPLMGAIKVADLAEKLGGKVISAQHKAERIVESFLIGTMQVENFLTHFRKNKNAAVIVGGDRSDVQLVALEGDSPCLVLTGNLYPNDIILTRSEVLEIPIIVVRDDTFSVAKKMETILQRHKLRDIIKIKQGAQLVSSNIDFEHIKKSLGLK from the coding sequence ATGGCTGGCATCTACGTTGGTTCCACGGCGGGGTATTCGGGCAAGAACATGGTCATCATGGGCCTTGGCCTGAAGTTCCAGAAGGAAGGCTACAACGTGGGCTACTACAAGCCCGTGGGGGCCATGCCCAAGGAAGTGGCCGGGAAACTGGGCGACGACGACGCCAATTTCGTGCAGGGCGTCCTGGGCCTGGAGGAAGATCCTGCCGAGGTCACCCCGGTGGTGGTCACGCAGGACTTCAAGGTCAAGGCCTTCTCGGGCCGCTGCGAAGACCTCATGGGCAAGATATCGGAGGGCTACGCCAAGCTCTCCAAGGGCAAGGACGTCACCCTCGTGGCGGGTTCGGGCTCCATGTACTCGGGCAAGTACTGCGGCGTGGACGGCGTCACCGTGGTCAAGAACCTGGGCATCCAGTCCATTGTCATCGACCGCTTCCAGAAAGAGCTCAACTACGACTACCTCGTGGTGCTCAAGGAAGCCCTGGGCGACAACCTCATGGGCGTGGTCTTGAACGACATCACCCCCAACTTCCTCGACGAGGTGGAAAACCTCATCGTGCCCTTCCTCAACCGCGCGGGCGTCAAGGTGCTGGGCGTCATCCCCAAGGACCCCCTCATGGGCGCCATCAAGGTGGCCGACCTGGCCGAGAAGCTCGGCGGCAAGGTGATCAGCGCCCAGCACAAGGCCGAGCGCATCGTGGAGAGCTTCCTCATCGGCACCATGCAGGTGGAGAACTTCCTCACCCACTTCCGCAAGAACAAGAACGCCGCCGTCATCGTGGGCGGCGACCGCTCCGACGTGCAGCTGGTGGCTCTGGAGGGCGACAGCCCCTGCCTGGTGCTCACCGGCAACCTCTACCCCAACGACATCATCCTCACCCGTTCCGAGGTGCTGGAGATTCCCATCATCGTGGTGCGCGACGACACCTTTTCCGTGGCCAAGAAGATGGAGACCATCCTCCAGCGCCACAAGCTGCGCGACATCATCAAGATCAAGCAGGGCGCGCAGCTGGTGAGCTCCAACATCGACTTCGAGCACATCAAGAAGAGCCTTGGCCTGAAATAG
- the rnc gene encoding ribonuclease III, which produces MTEEALDNLQDAISYRFGQVKLLVTALTHSSYANEQGCVHNERLEFLGDAVLELAVSEELFRRFPEAPEGALTKLRSKLVSMPALAELARSLHLDQAILLGKGEEGQGGRTRDSLLADAMEALLGAVFQDGGYEGAKSAVGAIFAPLWPEDVEQSRARDYKSRLQERTQRDMRTRPIYRLMGSSGPEHEKRFEVELALPDGRVIQAAGPSVKKAEQSAARMALQALGEPS; this is translated from the coding sequence ATGACGGAAGAAGCTCTGGACAATCTGCAGGATGCCATTTCCTATCGCTTTGGGCAAGTCAAGCTGTTGGTCACGGCCCTGACACACAGCTCCTACGCCAACGAACAGGGATGCGTCCACAACGAGCGCCTGGAATTCCTTGGCGACGCCGTGCTTGAGCTTGCCGTCTCGGAGGAGCTGTTCCGCCGCTTCCCCGAGGCCCCGGAAGGCGCGCTGACCAAGCTGCGCTCCAAGCTGGTGAGCATGCCTGCCCTGGCGGAGCTGGCGCGCTCCCTGCATCTGGACCAGGCCATCCTCCTGGGCAAGGGCGAGGAGGGCCAGGGCGGCCGCACGCGCGACTCGCTCCTGGCGGACGCCATGGAGGCCCTGCTGGGCGCGGTGTTTCAGGACGGGGGATACGAAGGGGCAAAATCTGCCGTGGGGGCCATCTTCGCGCCCCTGTGGCCAGAGGACGTGGAGCAGTCCCGCGCGCGCGACTACAAAAGCCGCCTGCAGGAGCGCACCCAGCGCGACATGCGCACCAGGCCCATCTACCGGCTCATGGGAAGCTCCGGACCGGAGCATGAGAAGCGTTTCGAGGTGGAACTGGCCCTGCCCGACGGCCGCGTCATCCAGGCTGCGGGGCCCAGCGTGAAGAAGGCCGAGCAGTCCGCGGCGCGCATGGCCCTGCAGGCCCTGGGCGAGCCTTCCTGA